A window from Chelmon rostratus isolate fCheRos1 chromosome 13, fCheRos1.pri, whole genome shotgun sequence encodes these proteins:
- the gtdc1 gene encoding glycosyltransferase-like domain-containing protein 1 isoform X1, translating into MQCESSQAPSVLLVEAFHGGSHKQLIDLLKENIDGCSVFTLPAKKWHWRARTAALHFSQTIPTCPSYRVLFSSSVLNLCELVALRPDLARLKKVLYFHENQLVYPVRKDQERDFQYGYNQVLSCLVSDVVVFNSAFNMDSFLSSISSFMKKIPDHRPRNLDLLIRPKCVVLHYPVQFPDVTRLLPKHKLLRRPAETSHVDDIITPEDEQRTPRSEQEDPHQSSSEPRTAQRPLSEEDTEDQMKPLHIVWPHRWEHDKNPELFFSTLIKLTERGLHFHLSVLGETFTAPPEIFSEARRLLDRHVLNWGFLSSKDDYLQVLCQADVVVSTAKHEFFGVAMLEAVHCGCYPLCPKALVYPEIFPAEYLYSTPEQLCKRLQRLCRRPDVARKHVIQVDTSCFSWTSLKERFESLLAGQRP; encoded by the exons agCTCTCAGGCTCCCAGCGTCCTGCTGGTGGAGGCGTTTCACGGTGGCTCTCACAAACAGCTGATCGACCTGCTGAAGGAAAACATCGACGGCTGCTCCGTCTTCACGCTGCCCGCCAAGAAATGGCACTGGAGGGCGAGAACGGCGGCGCTGCACTTCAGCCAGACCATCCCCACCTGCCCATCGTACAG AGTCCTGTTCAGCAGCTCGGTCCTGAACCTGTGTGAGCTGGTGGCTCTACGACCAGATCTGGCCCGTCTGAAGAAGGTTCTGTACTTCCATGAGAACCAGCTGGTTTATCCAGTCCGCAAAGACCAGGAGAGAGACTTCCAGTATGGATACAACCAGGTTCTCTCATG CCTGGTGTCAGACGTGGTGGTGTTTAACTCTGCGTTCAACATGGactccttcctgtcctccatctcCTCGTTTATGAAGAAAATCCCAGACCACCGACCCAGAAACCTGGACCTGCTGATCCGGCCAAAGTGTGTGGTCCTGCACTACCCGGTCCAGTTCCCTGATGTCACCAG GCTGCTGCCCAAACACAAACTCCTCCGCAGGCCTGCAGAGACGTCTCAcgttgatgacatcatcacaccAGAGGACGAGCAGCGGACGCCACG GTCTGAGCAGGAGGATCCACATCAGTCCTCTTCAGAACCCAGAACAGCCCAGAGACCACTTAGTGAGGAGGATACCGAAGACCAGATGAAACCTCTGCACATTGTGTGGCCTCACAGGTG ggAACATGATAAAAACCCTGAGCTCTTCTTCTCCACCCTGATCAAACTGACGGAGCGAGGACTCCACTTTCACCTGTCAGTGCTCGGAGAGACTTTCACTGCTCCtccag AGATCTTTTCGGAGGCCAGACGTCTGTTAGACCGTCACGTCTTGAACTGGGGTTTCCTGTCCAGTAAAGACGATTACCTCCAAGTGCTGTGTCAGGCCGACGTGGTCGTCTCCACCGCCAAGCACGAGTTCTTCGGAGTCGCCAT GTTAGAAGCAGTTCACTGTGGCTGTTATCCTCTGTGTCCAAAGGCCTTAGTGTATCCTGAAATATTCCCag CCGAGTACCTGTACTCCACACCTGAGCAACTCTGCAAACGGCTGCAGAGACTCTGCAGGAGGCCTGACGTCGCCCGCAAACATGTCATCCAG GTCGACACCTCCTGCTTTTCCTGGACGTCTCTGAAGGAGCGTTTTGAGAGTCTGCTGGCAGGGCAGCGTCCCTGA
- the gtdc1 gene encoding glycosyltransferase-like domain-containing protein 1 isoform X2: MDSFLSSISSFMKKIPDHRPRNLDLLIRPKCVVLHYPVQFPDVTRLLPKHKLLRRPAETSHVDDIITPEDEQRTPRSEQEDPHQSSSEPRTAQRPLSEEDTEDQMKPLHIVWPHRWEHDKNPELFFSTLIKLTERGLHFHLSVLGETFTAPPEIFSEARRLLDRHVLNWGFLSSKDDYLQVLCQADVVVSTAKHEFFGVAMLEAVHCGCYPLCPKALVYPEIFPAEYLYSTPEQLCKRLQRLCRRPDVARKHVIQVDTSCFSWTSLKERFESLLAGQRP; encoded by the exons ATGGactccttcctgtcctccatctcCTCGTTTATGAAGAAAATCCCAGACCACCGACCCAGAAACCTGGACCTGCTGATCCGGCCAAAGTGTGTGGTCCTGCACTACCCGGTCCAGTTCCCTGATGTCACCAG GCTGCTGCCCAAACACAAACTCCTCCGCAGGCCTGCAGAGACGTCTCAcgttgatgacatcatcacaccAGAGGACGAGCAGCGGACGCCACG GTCTGAGCAGGAGGATCCACATCAGTCCTCTTCAGAACCCAGAACAGCCCAGAGACCACTTAGTGAGGAGGATACCGAAGACCAGATGAAACCTCTGCACATTGTGTGGCCTCACAGGTG ggAACATGATAAAAACCCTGAGCTCTTCTTCTCCACCCTGATCAAACTGACGGAGCGAGGACTCCACTTTCACCTGTCAGTGCTCGGAGAGACTTTCACTGCTCCtccag AGATCTTTTCGGAGGCCAGACGTCTGTTAGACCGTCACGTCTTGAACTGGGGTTTCCTGTCCAGTAAAGACGATTACCTCCAAGTGCTGTGTCAGGCCGACGTGGTCGTCTCCACCGCCAAGCACGAGTTCTTCGGAGTCGCCAT GTTAGAAGCAGTTCACTGTGGCTGTTATCCTCTGTGTCCAAAGGCCTTAGTGTATCCTGAAATATTCCCag CCGAGTACCTGTACTCCACACCTGAGCAACTCTGCAAACGGCTGCAGAGACTCTGCAGGAGGCCTGACGTCGCCCGCAAACATGTCATCCAG GTCGACACCTCCTGCTTTTCCTGGACGTCTCTGAAGGAGCGTTTTGAGAGTCTGCTGGCAGGGCAGCGTCCCTGA